A single window of Salmo salar chromosome ssa21, Ssal_v3.1, whole genome shotgun sequence DNA harbors:
- the LOC106579758 gene encoding LOW QUALITY PROTEIN: guanylate-binding protein 1 (The sequence of the model RefSeq protein was modified relative to this genomic sequence to represent the inferred CDS: inserted 1 base in 1 codon; deleted 1 base in 1 codon; substituted 1 base at 1 genomic stop codon), whose product MDSPMCLVENADGELHVVPGAIKYLMGLNQQVIVVAVVGLYRTGKSYLMNKLAGKRKGFALGATIQSKTKGIWMWCXHPEKRDHTLVLLDTEGLGDVEKGDSKNDAWIFSLAILLSSTLVYNSXGTIDNQAVENLQYVSELTERIKVNSSSAASSSHDDEEGGDAQFVQFFPNFVWAIRDFTLLLEIDDRNVTEDEYLEHSLELRKGGGKKNLMYNLPRECIRNYFPSRKCFVFPTPTTPANMPHLDSMDEADLCGSFRKVADTFCRFIFQESRTKTVKGGHKVTGRMLGHLVNTYVETIAKGSVPCLENAVLAMAQIENQAAVDEGQVVYQRGMEEVKALFPVAMGQISAHHLRSDHQATQAFMKRSFKDENGDFLKALAVAIAEHYADLLIQNEDASEKKCASLLEKLSAPMAQKIKEGIYATPGGYELYCNHHDNMVAQYRAEPDKGVRAEEILEQFLKEKSLEKNSILQADKKLTENEKKIHEEQEQRALAEQAVKMEAEKQHQLEKLIQERERSHQEGICQLEAKMVQEAKEKQQELERALDSKLHEQEKLMAKGFTEKEAAMKEEIQSLREKEEANRKEKEEQSRNFRAIAQGVMESVSNGLGHYFNYKKAREQRKAIVFKEQVRFNLKSGAVDNIPDKERMTLEQDKMATPKLKTGAVGNSKDTTLPKVNTGTTGKSPGSEV is encoded by the exons ATGGATTCCCCAATGTGCCTGGTCGAAAACGCCGATGGCGAGCTTCATGTAGTTCCTGGTGCCATCAAGTACCTGATGGGACTGAACCAGCAAGTCATAGTGGTGGCGGTGGTCGGGCTGTACCGCACCGGCAAGTCTTACCTCATGAACAAGCTGGCTGGAAAGAGAAAAG GTTTTGCCCTGGGAGCCACCATCCAATCCAAGACTAAGGGAATCTGGATGTGGT CTCACCCTGAAAAAAGAGACCACACCCTGGTGCTGCTGGATACAGAGGGGCTGGGGGACGTGGAGAAG GGAGATTCTAAGAATGATGCCTGGATCTTCTCCTTGGCCATTCTGTTAAGCAGTACTCTGGTCTACAACAGTTGAGGGACCATCGACAATCAAGCCGTGGAGAACCTCCA ATATGTGAGTGAGCTGACAGAGCGGATCAAGGTGAATTCTTCCAGTGCAGCTTCATCCTCTCACGATGACGAGGAAGGAGGGGACGCCCAGTTTGTGCAGTTCTTTCCGAATTTTGTGTGGGCCATCAGAGATTTCACTCTACTACTCGAGATCGACGATAGAAACGTCACCGAagatgagtatctggagcattccCTGGAACTCAGAAAAG GTGGGGGTAAAAAGAACCTGATGTACAACCTCCCACGAGAGTGTATCCGGAACTACTTCCCCTCGCGCAAGTGCTTTGTATTCCCCACCCCTACAACTCCTGCCAACATGCCCCATCTGGATTCCATGGACGAAGCTGACCTGTGTGGAAGCTTCCGAAAGGTTGCAGATACTTTCTGCCGCTTCATTTTCCAGGAGAGCCGTACAAAAACTGTCAAAGGGGGCCACAAAGTTACCGGGAGAA TGCTCGGCCACTTGGTTAACACCTATGTGGAGACCATAGCCAAAGGCTCTGTGCCCTGTCTGGAGAATGCAGTGCTGGCCATGGCTCAAATTGAGAACCAGGCTGCTGTGGATGAGGGCCAGGTAGTATACCAGAGGGGCATGGAGGAGGTGAAGGCCTTATTCCCTGTGGCCATGGGTCAGATTTCAGCTCATCACCTCCGCTCCGACCACCAGGCCACGCAGGCTTTCATGAAACGATCCTTCAAAGACGAAAATGGGGATTTCTTGAAAGCGTTGGCG GTGGCCATTGCAGAGCACTACGCTGACCTTCTCATCCAGAACGAGGATGCCTCAGAGAAGAAGTGTGCGTCCCTTCTGGAGAAGCTGTCTGCTCCGATGGCCCAGAAGATTAAGGAGGGGATCTACGCTACACCTGGGGGATATGAGCTTTACTgcaatcaccatgacaacatgGTGGCACAATACCGGGCCGAGCCTGATAAAGGAGTTAGG GCTGAGGAGATTCTTGAGCAGTTCCTGAAGGAGAAGAGTCTAGAGAAAAATTCCATCCTACAAGCTGACAAAAAATTGACAGAAAATGAGAAAAAGATCCACG AGGAGCAAGAGCAGAGAGCCCTGGCTGAACAGGCAGTGAAGATGGAGGCAGAGAAACAGCACCAGTTAGAGAAACTGatccaggagagggagaggagtcatCAGGAGGGAATCTGTCAGCTAGAG GCTAAGATGGTCCAGGAGGCGAAAGAGAAGCAACAGGAGTTGGAGAGAGCGCTAGATAGCAAGCTCCATGAGCAGGAAAAGCTGATGGCTAAGGGTTTCACAGAGAAAGAGGCAGCCATGAAGGAGGAGatacagagcctgagagagaaggaggaggctaAC CGCAAGGAGAAGGAAGAGCAGTCTCGTAACTTCAGAGCCATAGCACAGGGTGTCATGGAGAGTGTCAGCAATGGCTTAGGTCACTACTTTAACTATAAGAAAGCCCGTGAGCAACGCAAGGCGATTGTGTTCAAGGAGCAGGTCAGATTCAATCTCAAATCAGGTGCGGTTGACAATATCCCTGATAAGGAGCGCATGACACTCGAGCAAGACAAGATGGCCACGCCCAAACTCAAAACAGGAGCAGTTGGCAACTCTAAAGACACAACTCTGCCCAAAGTCAACACAGGTACAACTGGCAAAAGCCCTGGCTCAGAGGTCTAA
- the LOC106598149 gene encoding guanylate-binding protein 1 → MAGQRVSMKEPVCLIENDSDGKLRVVRSALDILDQIDQHVVVVSVVGLYRTGKSYLMNKLAGERKGFALGATIQSKTKGIWMWCVPHPEKRDHTLVLLDTEGLGDVEKGDEKNDNWIFSLAVLLSSTLVYNSMGTIDNNALEKLHYVTELTEHIKVKSNQRDGEESSEYLRYFPSFVWTVRDFTLTLEVDGRPITANEYLENALKLKTGQSAKVQQYNLPRSCLRNYFSPRWCFVFERPASRDKMRRMEELTDADLEPAFVEQAKEFCDHVFKEVKTKTLKQGLKVTGRLLGNLAETYVSAIRSGQIPCLDNSVVALAQIENSSAIERARAHYQKGMADWVAYPTETQEELSEVHAVMEKEAVAIFINNSFKDEDQKYQLELMKVLQEEYEKICERNYKESQKACESKIECIFAPLEEKIRDGSYMTPGGYKEYCNDLKLATSEYRSEGGRGVKAEEVLKEYLERKASIGQAILSADQSLTEAEQRAEAEQAKREASERENRAMEEQLVVQERLRADQQRTYEENVNQLMERMERDSRNAIAEHDRVLQARLKEQSDLLQQGFDDKATQMQRGIDALKDAKAQEVENRISFISKALDTVGTAATMFLPGIFPQIGGMALKFFSKLF, encoded by the exons ATGGCAGGCCAGAGAGTATCCATGAAGGAACCAGTATGTCTGATAGAGAACGACAGTGACGGGAAGCTGCGTGTGGTCCGCAGTGCACTGGACATCCTGGACCAGATTGACCAGCATGTGGTAGTGGTGTCGGTGGTCGGGCTGTACCGCACCGGCAAGTCCTACCTCATGAACAAGCTGGCTGGAGAGAGGAAAG GTTTTGCCCTGGGAGCCACCATCCAGTCCAAAACTAAGGGCATCTGGATGTGGTGTGTGCCTCACCCTGAAAAAAGAGACCACACCCTGGTGCTGCTGGATACAGAGGGGCTGGGGGATGTGGAGAAG GGTGATGAGAAGAATGACAACTGGATCTTTTCCCTGGCTGTCCTGCTCAGCAGTACTCTGGTGTACAACAGCATGGGAACCATCGACAACAACGCACTGGAGAAACTACA CTATGTGACAGAACTGACAGAGCACATCAAGGTGAAGTCCAACCAGCGAGACGGGGAGGAATCTTCAGAGTACCTGCGTTACTTTCCTTCCTTTGTGTGGACAGTCAGAGATTTCACCCTGACCCTGGAGGTTGATGGGAGACCCATCACAGCCAATGAGTACCTGGAGAACGCTCTTAAACTGAAAACAG GTCAAAGTGCAAAGGTTCAGCAGTACAACCTGCCTCGTAGTTGCCTGCGGAACTATTTCTCTCCTCGCTGGTGCTTTGTGTTTGAGAGGCCAGCCAGCAGAGACAAAATGAGACGTATGGAGGAGCTGACCGATGCTGACCTGGAGCCTGCCTTTGTGGAGCAAGCCAAGGAGTTCTGTGACCACGTCTTCAAGGAGGTCAAGACCAAGACCCTGAAACAGGGCCTGAAAGTTACCGGCAGAC tgctGGGGAACCTGGCAGAGACGTATGTGTCCGCCATCCGGAGCGGGCAGATCCCCTGCCTGGACAATTCTGTGGTGGCACTGGCCCAGATTGAGAACTCCAGTGCCATCGAGAGGGCCAGGGCCCACTACCAGAAGGGCATGGCTGACTGGGTGGCCTACCCCACAGAGACCCAAGAGGAGCTGTCTGAAGTGCATGCTGTCATGGAGAAGGAGGCTGTGGCCATATTCATCAACAACTCCTTCAAAGACGAGGACCAGAAGTACCAGTTGGAGCTCATG AAAGTGCTTCAAGAGGAGTATGAGAAGATCTGTGAGAGGAACTACAAGGAGTCCCAGAAGGCATGTGAGTCCAAAATCGAATGCATCTTTGCCCCTTTGGAGGAGAAAATAAGGGATGGCTCCTACATGACCCCTGGAGGATACAAAGAGTACTGCAACGACCTGAAACTGGCCACCAGCGAATACAGATCTGAGGGAGGCAGGGGAGTGAAG GCTGAAGAGGTACTGAAGGAGTACTTGGAAAGGAAAGCCAGCATTGGTCAGGCCATCCTGTCAGCAGACCAGTCCCTCACTGAAGCTGAGCAGAGAGCAGAAG CCGAGCAAGCAAAAAGGGAGGCATCTGAGCGGGAGAATCGAGCCATGGAGGAGCAGCTGGTTGTCCAGGAGAGGTTGAGAGCGGACCAGCAGAGGACGTATGAGGAGAATGTGAACCAgctgatggagaggatggagagagacagtagaaatGCCATAGCAGAGCATGACAGAGTTCTGCAGGCCAGACTAAAG GAGCAGAGTGATCTCCTCCAGCAAGGATTTGATGACAAAGCAACCCAAATGCAAAGAGGGATAGATGCCCTTAAGGATGCGAAGGCACAAGAGGTAGAGAATAGGATATCATTCATTAGCAAGGCTCTGGATACTGTTGGGACTGCAGCTACAATGTTCCTACCAGGAATATTCCCCCAAATTGGAGGAATGGCTTTGAAATTCTTTTCAAAGTTGTTCTGA